From the genome of Castor canadensis chromosome 18, mCasCan1.hap1v2, whole genome shotgun sequence:
GGCGAGGACAGTGAGCCTGCATTTTAGCTTCTCAGGTTAGTCTGAGGTGCGTGACCCTATAGCACACCAGGCAAGTCCCTGAGCCTGGCACTAAAACTCCCTAGACCGTCCCCTCCTCATTATCGAGATGAGTAGGTCAACTTGTGTTCCTCAGCTGTGCCCTGCCTGACTCTCCACTTCTCTCTTCCCATCTCTTCacaattctctccttccttccagccCCTCTAAGTGGGAAAGCACTTGCAGTCTCTCTCTCCAGtctctgtttggtttttttttggtgggggcaacactaggatttcaactcagggcttcccgcttgcaaagcaggtgctctacggcttgagccatgcctccggtgtccaacatttcttcctttctttctttttttttgcagtaatggggtttgaactcagggccttcaccttgagtcactccaccagcccttttttgtgatggtttttttgagatagggtctctcaaactatttgcccaggctgacttcaaaccttgatcttcctgatctctgcctcctgagtagctaggattacaggtgtgagccaccagcgcctgccAATCTGTGTACAtacttctttttggaggtactgagatttgaactcagggccttgtgcttactaggcaggctctctacccacttaagccacgcccccagcccgtGTATACGTATTTCTATAATTTATAGTTTTCGTAGAGAGGGAAACGGGCATGCAGCCTGAGCAACAGAAGTGGGAGCGAGACTCACTCTTcactttatattattattaattattttgcagtactgggaatcaaacccggcccttgtgcattctaggtaagcactgtaccactgagccacgcccCCGGCTGAGTGGTCCAACATATCTGAATGACTACTCTGCTGTGTGGCAAATAATGGAAGGACATCCCCAGGGACTTCAGGGGAAAGAAGGTGGAGAAAAAAGTGCAGGATTTCAGGTGCTTAAGCTGCTAGACCAGTTCCAATTCACAATCATGCCCAACAGAATTCAACCCAAAGGTCAAGGTCAAGCTCAAAGCAGCAAATGGGGAAGACACAGATGCCACCACTTTCATCCTGTTTCAAATGTCTGCAGGCCTACATGGAGTCAGCACTTTGAGCAAAAGTGACGTTCAGATTGGTAAAAGGTAACCTAGGTTACCGCAGCCACAGTCAGAGGTGTCGTCCAAAGCAAAGCCAGTGGGAAACCAATAAGGTATTGTCCAGTGGGGTGACCTGCACAAttattgagcttttttttttttttttggtgggactggggtttgaactcagggcttcccacttggaaagcaggtgctctaccgcttgagccactcctccagtccattttgctctggttattttgtagacggggtcttgtgaactatttgcccaggctggcgttGAATTGTGATCCTTCCTATTTTACTCAGcgtcccaagtaactaggatcacaATTACTGATCTTTAAGTCAACTAAGAGCAGATAAAGCTACAGGTTTTATTTAGGTTTCCCTTGGTAACAAAACTAAGCTGCTTATCTGGCCATTGGAGAATAGAGACCAGTTTCAAATGATACAATTAAGTTCCCTCTGTCTTAACCGTTTCACAATAAAGGCTAATCTAAATCAACCGTTAGCCAGTCATTTTTCTACTATTCCACCAGTcaaggaaagtaactttgaaatgatCAATCTGCTATTTGCTTCTGCTCTTCAACCCTTTCCTGTCCATAAAACCAtacccccctccccgcccccgctTGTCTCACCGTAATGTTTCAAATTTGTAGAATAAAGTGTTGCCTGATTTTACAACATAAAGAGCTGGGATATAACTCTGGTAGATCACTTGTGAAAGGCCTTAGGTTTgtgggtttgacccccagcaaagaaagaaaaaaacaaaccaaaaccatgggctggggatatagttcagtgctCCAGTTTAAAACACCAGCCCACTGGCCAGGCACTGcggctcacacctgaaattccggctactcgggaggcagaggctgggagGATTgacgttcaaggccagcccaaggcaaaaagttagcaagagtccAGCCTAACcagacaagctgggcatggtgggggcaCCTGTCCCCCGGCTATGCAGAAGGTGTAAGTCGATAGAAGATCTCTGTCCAGGCCCGCCCTGGGAAAAACCCAAGTCCTTATTggaaaataactaatgcaaaaagggccgGAGTTCTGGCCCTGCATGGTTAGCAAGGGCGGGGTGTGGAGTTCAAATCCAACCCTAATACCTGCCAGTCCAAGTGAAGAAAGCCAACTAAGACCTTAAAGCTGGGCTGAGCGtttgatcaggaggatcgggagGTGGAGGCCAATCTGAACTGCCTAACCAGACCCCGTCTCAAAACAGTTTGGCGTCTCACCGTTTTACCGCCTTTCAAACTCGTGGCTTCTCTCCTCTGGCTCCATCTTCAAAGCAACCTAATCGGCCCGGAGTCACAGGTACGCGAGACACAGAGGAGGAAAGCGCTGTGTCCTGGTCACACAGCAAGTCCGAAAGCGGATGCCCCTGGTCCGTTAATATGTGGACGAAGTGGGTCGAATGCGCGGGCGACGGTTAAGTTCTGGTAAATCCACGCATTGACGGGTGCCAGGCGCCACTTCCAGGTGATCCCGGCAGGTTTCGGGAGACGATGGCATTGGAACGGGCTTTCCAACGCGGTGACAAGACCCCACCCTTTTACCTCTTTCTGGCAGGATGGCCTGGAAGCCCCAGGCGATGATCtcgccagagagagagaaatccgaCCCGTCAGGATCCTGGACCACAGTACCGGCCCGCCCCGTAGCAGCGGTCCCTCCTCGCGGGGACGAAACGGGTCATCCCGAGTCTTCGGAGCAATCTCCGCGTCGCCCTGACCCACTCGGTTATACCCCAGACCACGTGGTGAAGCCAGGTGGGCTCAGCTTACGCCAGACCACGCCATCCCGTCTCCACCGCAACGCCCATGGCGGCATCACGGCGGCGGAGCAGCCACAATCCTGCCGCTCTGGCAACCTCCAAGTCTCGCGAACACGTAAGGCCCCGCCCTCAGTCCCCGCCTTCAGGCACGCCCTCTGGCTCCGCCCACAGGCACGCCCTCTGGCCCCGCCCTCTGGCCCCGTACTCAGGCACGCCCTCAGGCCCCGCCCTCAGTCCCCGCCCTCAGGCACGCCCTCTGGCTCCGCCCTCAGGCACGCCCTCTGGCCCCGCCCTCTGGCCCCGTACTCAGGCACGCCCTCAGGCCCCGCCCTCAGGCCCCGCCCTCAGGCACGCCCTCTGGCTCCGCCCTCAGGCACGCCCTCTGGCCCCGCCCTCTGGCCCCGTACTCAGGCACGCCCTCAGGCCCCGCCCTCAGGCACGCCCTCAGGCCCCGCCCCCAGGCCCCCCCGCCCTcaggccccgcccccagcccccccccccgccctctgGCCCCGCCCTCTGGCCCTCAGGCCCCGCCCCAGGCACACCCTCAGGCCCCGCCCTCTGGTCCCCAGGCCCCCGCCCTCTGGCCCCGCCCTTCTCACGCGTCTCCCAGGCAACGCGCGGACTACCGCTCCGGAGGCTGCTCTGGGTCTCACTCCGCTGTCCGCGCAAGGTCACACATCATGGGTTCTTCTTTCGACTCGTCGAGGGTGTCAGACGCTGCCACCCAACAGAGGCCCGCAGTCAAATGGGATCTAGGCTCGTCTACTGATTTTGAGACCATGGCCAGGGCGTCCATCACTTCCGGCTCCACCTCAGGTTCGAACTTCCGGCGCGATACCCTGGACAGCCAGCAAGAAGTCCGCGCAGGGTCCCAGCCGCAGGTCTACTTCCTGCGGCCGCGGACCCCAAAGCCGCCGGTGCTGTTCAGGTGCGGCGCGGTTGTCAGAGTCCTGGACCCGTGGGGGACCCCGAACCCTCGGACCCGATAGTTCCTGCctgtcccccccccccacaagAGTCCACTCTCAGACCCCGATTCAGCCCTGGCTCCTTCCCAGTTCAACTCTTTGGGGACCCCAGGGTCCCAGATCGCGGGCGGAGGCCCGTCGCCATCTCCAACCCACCTACCAGCCCTCCAGTCTTGGCCTTTTGGTCCCCCAGGCTGGACATCGCGCGCCCCCAGCGCCCTTTGGGGCGATCACTGAACCTCATACAGTCTGGCAAGGCCCAGGTCCTCTCAAGTGCTAACCTGACCGACACCCCTGTTTTCAGCCTTCGCGTTCCCCACAGCCTTGGAAAAGCCGCCCAGTTCCCTTTGACCCAATTTTCACGAACCCcaatttcccccacccccttccattCCTCGACCTCCCTTCCTGCGTCCTCCAGGCTCCCAGAGGACTTAAGTGGAAAGCGATTTGGTTCAAAATGACCATTATTTATTACTTGAAAAGAtgacttttaatcattttcttaaaaaataaaaaaaccttgcCAGTATTGGTGAGTTTAGCGCACCACTTAAGTGGGCGAAGAGAGTTTTACGTGTCCTTAAATAttttcaggctggccttaaaccgcgagcctcccaatctcaacctcccaagtagctaggattacacgtgtgagcctggtcttttcaattttatttatttatttatttattttgctgtccTGGtccttgagctcagggcctacaccttgggccactccaccggtcctttttttttctgatgggatttttagagatagggtctctccagctatttgcccaggctggcttcaaattgtgatccttctgatctctgcctcctgagtagctaggattacaggtatgagcctccaGTACCTGCCTTGTTTTACcctttaaaaatcatcttttttaaaaaaaatttctaattagTGAAGTAGTGTACACTTagagaaaaatcagagaagaCAGACCAACAAAATGAGAGGCCAGGGACAAGCACTAACTTTTTGATGTATATGATTCTAGGTTCATTCATATATAGtgctatactttaaaaaaaaaagtcacaaaaagttCACTGTTTCTATcctgctttttctccctctctggtACCCCAAAGTTGTTTATGTTTTTTACGTGGTTATGTTTATGTTTTTACATGGTTATGtaaattatgtgtattttattttaccaaaattaCTAATTTGTTTCCTTGTACCATTTACTTTccaaattttagaaagaaaatgtggcaccctgagttcaatccccagtaccacttaaaaaggaaaaaaaagagagagaaaagaaaaggaaacatggCCAAAGCGTGATGGCACATACTTGTAGTGCCAGCacgtgggagactgaggcaggagaactgaggGTTTGAGGACAGGCTGCTACATGAGACTACATCCtacactccccccaaaaaagaaagaaaaaatatgaacaattgtttttaaatgggcaaaaccGTTTAAAGGTATATATTTGTAAAGCCACTTCATGGTGTAACCAAATTATCAAGAAGTGAAAACTCAGTGGCTGGCAACATCCATTTTTGATCAATTTCTCATTTTGTCCCCTTTTTTTTGCCTGCAGCACCATGCTCCATTCTTCCCCACTTCTCCCTACCCCATCCCATCGTCTACCTCCCACCCTCTAGCGTCTCCTAAGGCCCAGCCCACCCCAAACTTCCCTCACCTCTGTAAACTTTTCCCAAGCCCTCTTCCCTTAGGATTACCCTCCTAAACCAGCCAGCGCCCATTCAAACTTTGTTCTCTGCTCTGATCTGCCCCCACTTCTCAAAAACCCTCTAGTGAAGGAAGAGTTTCTGCCTTGACCTCCCAAAAATTCATCCCTGGGACCTCTGCCTTTCATTGTTTGTTTGTCTCCTCTAAGACCCCCCCACCTCCTGCCTCATCCTGCATTTTCTCATTAAGATAACTGCTCCTGCTGgacactggctcatgcctgtaatcctagctactcaggaggccgagatcaggtggatcgtggtttgaagccagcctgagcaaatagtttacaagaccctatcttgaaaatacccatcacaaaaaagggctgatggagtgactcaaggtgtagactctgagttaaatcctagtactgcaaaaaacaacaacaacaaaaagaaagcaaattaaaCCTACCCCATATATACCTTGGCCCAGACCCTGTACCTGGTCTGTACTGTGAATAGCAAGACAGGAaagatttaataataataataaaaagagtgGTCtcttgttttgttgggtttttttcttgttttgtttgagacaggggctcCCTGTGCAGCCCAGGGTGCccttgaactctctatcctcctgcctcagcttccctagtgctgggattataaggatGTACAACCAAGCCCAACCCTCTGTTGACAGTCTTGTGGACTGCTCTGCTCTGAACTTTCCTACACTCTTCTCAGGATGGCTTTTCCTCTTGACATCCAAGAAACAACCCTTTAGCTCATCACATCCACAAAGTGAAACTTAACGCTGCTCCATTGCTTCTCTGAAAATTACGGAAAAACTGAGGTTGTCCTGAGAAACCTGGGGAGGCCGCCCCTGCTTCGCCAGCACCCCATGGAGTCAGGCCCCGGCCATCTGTAACCTGTGTTACCTTTACCTCCCCACTCCAGCCTAATGAATTCCAGTGAAGCAGCGGTGAGAAAATGCTTACCTAAGAGCCATTTATCTCGGGTGATTATCCATGACAACTTCAGTGCACAGCGAATCTATGAGATGGAGGTAAGATAACCACAAGCTCTTGCATTCCAGACTGTTAGTGGCTGGGACCATGTTTACTTCACAGGCTCCATACCTAGGTGTGCGAAATAACAC
Proteins encoded in this window:
- the C18H5orf52 gene encoding LOW QUALITY PROTEIN: uncharacterized protein C5orf52 homolog (The sequence of the model RefSeq protein was modified relative to this genomic sequence to represent the inferred CDS: deleted 1 base in 1 codon), with the translated sequence MAASRRRSSHNPAALATSKSREHAPALWPRPSHASPRQRADYRSGGCSGSHSAVRARSHIMGSSFDSSRVSDAATQQRPAVKWDLGSSTDFETMARASITSGSTSGSNFRRDTLDSQQEVRAGSQPQVYFLRPRTPKPPVLFSLMNSSEAAVRKCLPKSHLSRVIIHDNFSAQRIYEMEASASDKTKKKMSHLYDHLKKKFMTDQLRKLGHWRRESMDVQQYLDGMRVYKLQLHSHKKKYPP